The genomic segment CAACAACCCGGAATCGGCGCTGCGTGATCCGCTGTCGGTGCTGGACTGGGTCAACCTCTATGCACTGGCGGTCAACGAAGAAAACGCCAACGGCGGGCGTGTCGTCACGGCGCCCACCAATGGTGCGGCGGGGATCGTCCCGGCGGTGTTGCATTACTACATGCGCTTCATTCCGGGCGCCAACGAAGACGGCGTGGTGCGCTTCCTGCTCACCGCCGCCGCGATCGGCATTCTGTACAAGGAAAACGCCTCGATCTCCGGCGCCGAAGTTGGCTGTCAGGGCGAGGTCGGCGTGGCCTGCTCCATGGCGGCCGGTGCTTTGTGCGAAGTGTTGGGCGGCAGCGTTTCGCAGGTGGAAAACGCCGCCGAGATCGGCATGGAACACAACCTCGGCCTGACCTGCGACCCGATTGGCGGTCTGGTGCAAGTGCCCTGCATCGAACGCAACGCCATGGGCTCAGTGAAAGCCATCAATGCGGTGCGCATCGCCCTGCGTGGCGACGGGCAGCACTTCGTCTCCCTCGACAAGGTGATCCGCACCATGCGCCAGACCGGCGCCGACATGAAAAGCAAATACAAGGAAACCGCCCGTGGCGGTTTGGCGGTCAACATTATCGAGTGCTGATGCGCGCGCATCGGCATCTGCACACTTTTTCAGGAGCTGAATATGTCCACCGAACAATTGCTGAAAACCCCGCTGCACGCACTGCACATCGAACTCGGCGCGCGCATGGTGCCGTTCGCCGGCTACGACATGCCGGTGCAATACCCGCTGGGCGTAATGAAAGAACACCAGCACACCCGTGATCAGGCCGGGCTGTTCGACGTGTCGCACATGGGCCAGATTCGCCTGACCGGCGCCAACGCCGCCAAGGCGCTGGAAGCCCTGGTGCCGGTGGACATCATTGACCTGCCGGTGGGCATGCAGCGCTACGCGATGTTCACCCATGAAAACGGCGGCATCCTCGACGACCTGATGGTCGCCAACCTGGGCAACGACGAGCTGTTCCTGGTGGTTAACGCCGCCTGCAAGGATCAGGACCTGGCGCACCTGCGCAAGCACATTGGCGAACAGTGCAGCATCGAGCCGCTGTTCGAAGAGCGTGCATTGCTGGCCCTGCAAGGCCCTGCCGCCGTAACAGTGCTGGCGCGCCTGGCGCCTGAAGTGTCGAAGATGACCTTCATGCAGTTTGCCCGCGTTAAATTGCTGGGCGTGGACTGCTTTGTCAGCCGTTCGGGCTACACCGGTGAAGACGGTTTCGAAATCTCCGTGCCGGCCGCCAACGCCCAAGCCCTGGCTCGCGCCCTGCTGGCCGAACCGGAGGTGGCGGCCATCGGCCTTGGCGCGCGTGACTCGCTGCGCCTGGAAGCCGGTCTGTGCCTCTACGGCCACGACATGAACACCGAGACCACGCCGATTGAAGCGAGCCTGCTGTGGGCGATCTCCAAGCCACGCCGTGCCGATGGTGCGCGGGCTGGCGGCTTCCCCGGCGCTGAAACCGTGTTCGCGCAGCAGCAAAACGGTGTCAGCCGCAAGCGTGTTGGC from the Pseudomonas sp. N3-W genome contains:
- the gcvT gene encoding glycine cleavage system aminomethyltransferase GcvT codes for the protein MSTEQLLKTPLHALHIELGARMVPFAGYDMPVQYPLGVMKEHQHTRDQAGLFDVSHMGQIRLTGANAAKALEALVPVDIIDLPVGMQRYAMFTHENGGILDDLMVANLGNDELFLVVNAACKDQDLAHLRKHIGEQCSIEPLFEERALLALQGPAAVTVLARLAPEVSKMTFMQFARVKLLGVDCFVSRSGYTGEDGFEISVPAANAQALARALLAEPEVAAIGLGARDSLRLEAGLCLYGHDMNTETTPIEASLLWAISKPRRADGARAGGFPGAETVFAQQQNGVSRKRVGLLPQERTPVREGAEIVNEAGEIIGTVCSGGFGPTLGGPLAMGYLNSAYIALDTPVWAIVRGKKVPLLVSKMPFVPQRYYRG